The sequence below is a genomic window from Candidatus Neomarinimicrobiota bacterium.
CATGACATCGTCATGGCGACAGAAGATTGGATTAGCTCTCTGCGCAGGACGGGGCCCCACCTATGGAGGTAATCCTGATTCACGGGCAGAAGCGCTTAAAATCGCAAAAAGTTTTATGGCGCGCCATTTACTTGATAACTAAAATTAGTCAGGAATGGAGACAGCGAGAAACAAAAGAGTGAAAATCGTGGAAACTGTTCTGTTATTCATCATCATTATTTCCCTTCCTTATCAATGCTGGTTGAAGACAGTTAGGTGCTACTCTTCCCATGCCGGACAGGTGAGATCTTTGTAGTCACACCAATTGCAGTGGTGACCAGTGGTGGGTGTAAAATTACTGGAGCGGACGCCTTGAGCGACGGCGGCGATGGTCTCCCGTGTGGCCGACAGCTCTTCCGGGGTGAAGCTGTGATCCCTTGCCGGCTGCTCTTCATCCCGCAGGTAATACAGAGTCGATGAGCCGGGGGGACCGAGAAGTTCATCTTCTTCGCACTCTTCCAGATAGAGGCTGTAGATGGCCAGTTGAGTACTCTTCTTGGCTGGTGTGACCGTTTTACTCGTCTTATAGTCTACCACTCTGACGCTGCCGGCAGTGCGGTCAATCCTGTCAATCATTCCCTGAATGCGAACGTCATCGAGGTCAAATATGAACTTCAATTCCCGCGCCACAACATCCGGTGTAGCATCGCCGATGTCATTTACGTAACGCACGAGCATCTCCACCGCTTGCTCTTTCAGTTTTTCTTCTCTCTCCTCGTACTGGAATTCTCCTTCGCGCCATTCTTCGTCTAGCAGTTGAAGCATTCTTTCTTCAGATAGCGGTTTGCCGGGGGCGTGAAAACGTTCCAGTACCCTGTGGACGATGCTGCCGAAAGTGAGCTGGGGCCGGCTGCCGGATTCTGGAATTCTGTCCATTTGCTTGAGTCGGTACTTCAGTGAGCACTGCAGGTAGGTCTCGATCGCGCTGGCAGAGAGGCTGATCCGCTCTTTCGCTTGCGGTGTAAACTCTTCCAGCAGCTCCTTCTTCAGTTCATGCTGCCACGGTTCATCAGACCATTCAATAGTCTCGCCGCTGTCTGTTCTATGGATGATACCCAGCGCCTTTACCAGATTGCCTGCGTTGACAAAATCGTCCCGCGCCACGGCCCGTTGCAGCCGCTCCTGATACTTGCGGCGCAGCGGTGAGACGTGTGACTGTTCTTCGGCTGTCTCTTTTTGCATCTGAATCTCCTTGACTATCGATTTGTCCAATGATTTAATAAATGGTGACGTCGCCTTTTCAGGAGCCAGAAGGTAGAGCCGCTCCTGCGCCCGGGTAATAGCGACATACAAAAGACGTCTTTCCTCCTGAAGATGATGATCTTTTGCTGTCAAACCGGTGTGATCTACATAATGCAGCCAGGCGTCCGGCGGACGCCTGATGAACGGTTCGGTCTGGTATGAAAGGGGGAAGCTTTGAGAACGGTTGAAGGGGACGAAGACAACAGGGAACTCTGCGCCCTTCGCACCGTGGATAGTCTGCACAGTAACTGCGTTGACACTGCTGTTAGCTACTGGTTGCTCGGCGGCCCAGTTTCCGTCGGTGAGCATGGTCTCCAGGTATAGGTTGAACCCGCGTAGTCCCCGTTCATTCGGTCTGCCGCTGCTAAAGTCCTGAGCACGGCGCATCAGGCTGCTCACATTCAGAAGAGCCACCTGATCATCGTACTCGTGTCGTTTCACCAGCGGCAGCATAAGTTTCGCCTGTTTGCATATCTCCCACACCATTTCCCCGGCACTCTTCTTCACAGCCAGCCTCTCCAGAGTATCAATTTTCTGCAGGATCTTTTCAGCCTCCACCGGCAACTTTCCATTAATAGAATTGATGAGTTGTCTCCGCGGTGACCTGTCCCGCGGATCGAAACGGCTAAAGAGGTCAAACGCGGTCTCTTGATCCGTCTCTTCCCTGATCAGGCGATAGAGAGCCACCTCCTGCAGGTTTCCGCCCCCTGCAACCTGACACCACGCGACCAAAGTTTTGATCACGGGAATCTCGAAGAAGCGCTGGAACTGTGATATTACGGGGATGCCGTCACCGGAGAGTACAGATGCCACACTCTTTGCCTGGTTCCGGGTGCGGCACAGAACAGCCATCTGTGAATAGTCGTGCCCCTCTTCTGTCAGGTCTTTGATCTCATGTGAAATGATACCGGCGTGTTCTCTGTTTTCGGCCCAGATGAGACGAGGAAGGGGTCCCCGGCGGTCTCCTTCTGCCTTCAGCCATTTTACCTGTCGGTCTTTGTTATGCTGGATAATATTGTTGGCTATATCGAGGATCTCTTGGTGTGAGCGGAAGTTTATCTCCAGCGGTGTGGAGAGGAATTTGTGGTGATCGCCGTAGGTATCTTTAAATGCCTTGATGTTGTAGGCACTGGCGCCACGGAAGCTGTAAATAACCTGATCGTCATCGCCGACCACGGTCACACTCTGTTGCTCACTGGCCAGCAGGCGGACGATCTCGTTTAGAGCGTAGTTGTTGTCCTGAAATTCGTCAACCACAATGTGCCGGAACTGTTCCTGCGCCGCGGCCAGCGCGACCTGATCCTCTGCTAGAATCTGATGTGCCTTCAAGATCATATCACCGTAGTCCACCACGTTGATCTCAGACTTCATTCGCTGGTAGAGTTCGTAGACGCGCCGCAGATCTTCAATTTGGTCCATGATCTCAAGTTCTGTGGTTTTCTGGTCAGGATCGGGGCTATCAGACGGGACTATCAGTTCGTCCCGGCAGCGGTTGAAAAAAGGGAGGAAACTGTTCACCACCGCTTTCTCCGGGTTCAGTGCAAATTCAGTGGAATAAAAGGGGCCGAGACTGTCAAAATCTTCCAGCAGCAGATAGACAGCCTCACTTTCATCCAGCAGTCTCGGTTGAGGGGTGATACCGCTGAATTCCTTCACCAGCTGGTAACAGACGGCGTGGAAGGTACCGATGGTCATTTTTTGTGCCGCCGATCCGATGAGTTGTCGCGTTCTGCTCCTCAATTCAGCAGCGGCCCTCTCCGTGTATGTGATGACCAGCAGATGGGATGAATTGACCTTCTTCTTTTCAATCAGATAGACGATCCGTTCTATGAGGGTAAAGGTTTTGCCCGTGCCGGCGCCGGCCAGGATCATGAGAGGGGCAGGCTGATGTTCGATTGCTTTTCGCTGCTGGGGAGTGGGTAGCTTGTCCACGGCGAAAGTTACTCCAACTGTAGCTGAGATGGAATGTCATTCCTCAACTTGGGTCAGGTCTCATCACGAATTTGAGGTAGTCTCACCAGGATGATTTACAACCATCCGGAAAGAGGAATCTTTCAGCCATTCCTAAATCGATTTGAAATCTTAGCGGATTCTTTTAACCTTTTTAGTACTCATGCGTCAAAAGAGGGAAAATGCTGCATGACAGACCAAGAGCTGATACAACAATTTCAAACCGGAGAAGAATATGCGTTCGATGAGCTGGTCAAGAGACATTATCAGACGACTTATCAGTTCTTTTCTCGCATGCTTAAGGATCCTATGGAGGCAGACGATCTCTGTCAGGAGACTTACATCCGTGTCTACAAAGGTCTCAACGGTTTTCGTATGCAGTCCGAATTTACCACATGGCTTTACCGCATATCTGCCAATGTTGCCAACAACTATTTCCGCAAACGGCGCGTCCGTAATATTTTTACCTCGGGAGAGCACATTGAAGAAGTCTCGGCTGACCCGGCGCAGGAGGATCGTAAACTTGATGAATGCACGTGGCACGCAATTCGCAATTTACCGAAGAAACAGAGAATGGTGCTGATGTTAAGAATTTTCCAGGAACTGCCATTTAAAGAAGTCGCCGCCATCATGGATATCTCAGAAAATAGTGCTAAGGTAAATTATCATTATGCCATCAATAATCTCAAGAAGCGGCTGGGAGAACAATCATGACATTGCTGGAAGAACGGTTGCAGGATTTAGCCGGGGCGCGGGTGGACGTTCCTGAGGCTGGCGACTTTATCACCCG
It includes:
- a CDS encoding ATP-dependent DNA helicase; protein product: MDKLPTPQQRKAIEHQPAPLMILAGAGTGKTFTLIERIVYLIEKKKVNSSHLLVITYTERAAAELRSRTRQLIGSAAQKMTIGTFHAVCYQLVKEFSGITPQPRLLDESEAVYLLLEDFDSLGPFYSTEFALNPEKAVVNSFLPFFNRCRDELIVPSDSPDPDQKTTELEIMDQIEDLRRVYELYQRMKSEINVVDYGDMILKAHQILAEDQVALAAAQEQFRHIVVDEFQDNNYALNEIVRLLASEQQSVTVVGDDDQVIYSFRGASAYNIKAFKDTYGDHHKFLSTPLEINFRSHQEILDIANNIIQHNKDRQVKWLKAEGDRRGPLPRLIWAENREHAGIISHEIKDLTEEGHDYSQMAVLCRTRNQAKSVASVLSGDGIPVISQFQRFFEIPVIKTLVAWCQVAGGGNLQEVALYRLIREETDQETAFDLFSRFDPRDRSPRRQLINSINGKLPVEAEKILQKIDTLERLAVKKSAGEMVWEICKQAKLMLPLVKRHEYDDQVALLNVSSLMRRAQDFSSGRPNERGLRGFNLYLETMLTDGNWAAEQPVANSSVNAVTVQTIHGAKGAEFPVVFVPFNRSQSFPLSYQTEPFIRRPPDAWLHYVDHTGLTAKDHHLQEERRLLYVAITRAQERLYLLAPEKATSPFIKSLDKSIVKEIQMQKETAEEQSHVSPLRRKYQERLQRAVARDDFVNAGNLVKALGIIHRTDSGETIEWSDEPWQHELKKELLEEFTPQAKERISLSASAIETYLQCSLKYRLKQMDRIPESGSRPQLTFGSIVHRVLERFHAPGKPLSEERMLQLLDEEWREGEFQYEEREEKLKEQAVEMLVRYVNDIGDATPDVVARELKFIFDLDDVRIQGMIDRIDRTAGSVRVVDYKTSKTVTPAKKSTQLAIYSLYLEECEEDELLGPPGSSTLYYLRDEEQPARDHSFTPEELSATRETIAAVAQGVRSSNFTPTTGHHCNWCDYKDLTCPAWEE
- a CDS encoding sigma-70 family RNA polymerase sigma factor, which codes for MTDQELIQQFQTGEEYAFDELVKRHYQTTYQFFSRMLKDPMEADDLCQETYIRVYKGLNGFRMQSEFTTWLYRISANVANNYFRKRRVRNIFTSGEHIEEVSADPAQEDRKLDECTWHAIRNLPKKQRMVLMLRIFQELPFKEVAAIMDISENSAKVNYHYAINNLKKRLGEQS